In a genomic window of Erigeron canadensis isolate Cc75 chromosome 5, C_canadensis_v1, whole genome shotgun sequence:
- the LOC122601288 gene encoding uncharacterized protein LOC122601288, which produces MNLDNRKPDILLWKDRNGINHDFSVALVWEDIRPRSDRVHWFDMVWFTHCIPKHAFFLWLVCNKKLKTQDQLRQWDVIGAVDDQFVCPFCELCPDSHSHLFFECTYAKQVWIGACNEAGIQHVAVNWDVIQHVFTAFGRRKSVSIIVSKLMLAATTYFIWQERNSRLFARKKRSADQLIDMIVHTV; this is translated from the coding sequence ATGAATTTGGATAACAGGAAACCTGATATTCTTTTATGGAAGGATAGAAATGGAATTAATCATGACTTCTCGGTAGCCTTAGTTTGGGAAGATATTCGTCCTAGGAGTGATCGAGTTCATTGGTTTGATATGGTTTGGTTTACGCATTGTATTCCTAAACACGCGTTCTTCCTTTGGCTTGTGTgtaataagaaattaaaaacacaagatcAGCTTCGGCAATGGGATGTTATTGGTGCTGTGGATGATCAGTTTGTTTGCCCGTTTTGTGAGCTGTGCCCAGATTCGCATTCCCATCTGTTTTTTGAATGCACGTATGCTAAACAGGTTTGGATTGGTGCGTGTAATGAAGCAGGAATTCAACATGTTGCAGTAAATTGGGATGTCATTCAGCATGTCTTTACTGCATTTGGACGTCGGAAATCTGTTTCTATTATTGTTTCTAAATTGATGCTTGCAGCGACGACTTATTTTATTTGGCAAGAAAGGAACTCGAGGCTGTTTGCAAGGAAGAAAAGATCAGCCGATCAATTGATTGACATGATTGTGCACACGGTTTGA